Below is a window of Cytophaga hutchinsonii ATCC 33406 DNA.
GCAATAATTTCTTAACGGTATTTTTTCGTTTTTACTGATTATTCTGCTTAACTTATATAAGCAGGTGTGAAAGAATTTCCATGCCTTTTATTAATATATTTTAGATCATAAATTGTTTAAAATAAAGTAGATTATGAATGATGAAATACTATCACCTGAAAAAAAAATCCGTTGGCTGACTAAAGTTTACTTTGGGGTTTTGGATAGCCCTGCACATGATGTAAATCCATTTGAAGACATTCCGCCTTTTCTGGATGCAACCGTTGGTCAGTTGGCCTGGGCTATAGGTTCAGAATCCGTTGCACAATCCAAACTGATTTTTTGCAAACACTTCATGCGTGTGCTTGACCTCTATGATTTTCATATTTCAGAAGAAGAAATTATGAGCTGCTTAAATAATGCTGGCATGCAAAACAGAGATGTTATTGCGCATTTTGCATCGGTAGGAAAATTCAAATGAAAATAATATCCCATACACTCAGGCCATCTGTTTTTAATTATTGAACAGATGGCTTTTTAATTTGTTATAAGGTCTTAATACTGTTTACTACCTTCTCTGTTTCTCTTCCCATTTTTCATTTTTATGTTATATATGCAACATAATTTAATTTTTATGTAATGCATAATACCTTGTTGTACGCAATATTGCATTCAAAAGAGTTTTTACATTTTGACGTACCAGAAATATGACGTATTGCCTTGCAATTAAAGTTAAGGACGGCCTGGTGGCGATTTCAGACACCTGCATTACAGCAGGTTCAAGTATTTCCATCAAAAAGAAAGTACATGTAGAGCAATATGATAAACATTCTATGTTTATCATGACAAGCGGCCTGCGTTCGGTGCGTGATAAAGCCATTAATTATTTTCAGGAATTAACAGAGATAAATAAAACATATAATAAATTATATAAAGCTGTTAATGCCTTTGGAGAGCAGATCAAACGCGTTGCAGTGGAAGATAAAAATTTTTTATTAAATGCCGGTTTAAAATTTAATTTGAACACCATTATTGGCGGGCAATTAAAAGATGACGATGAGCATAAATTATTTCTTATTTATTCAGAAGGAAACTGGGTTGAACTGGATGAAGGATCTCCCTACGTGATTATAGGAAATTCCGGGCAGGGCAAAGCCATATTAAACAGAATTCTTAATCCGAATACACGCATGAAACAGGCATTAAAAGCCGGTTTTCTTTCTTTTGATTCTACACGTGTAAGTTCAAACAATGTAGATTTCCCTATTGATGTTGTGCTCTACAAAAAAGACTCTTTTCAGATGTTTGAAAAACGGTATGAACAAAAAGACCTGGCTGCTATCTCTGATCTGTGGGCAGCAAAACTAAAAAATGCACTGGACGAAATTCCGGAAGACTGGATCGATAAGACCTTTGACAAACTTGAAGAGAAACTCGACAATCCTCCTGCACCTTCCAATTAATATTACAGAAAACGATTAACATACTTCTATATGAAATTTAAAATACACAGTGACATTACCTATCAGGTTATGTCGCCAACAACATTCATTTTTAACGTTCATGCTTTACGCACGGAAAGCCAGCACATACTGGACGAATCATTGATCGTTACGCCACCAATAGAAATAGAAGAGTTTTCGTATAATTCAGGCACAAGCCGGTTTGTGCGATTAAAGGCAACTGAAAATACGACATTCAGTATGTCTTATACTGCCACGGTTGATACACAATACAAGGTTATTGATCAAAGACAGGAACTGGAAACTGTTCCCGTGGTAGATCTTGACGGAGATATTATTCCATTTCTCTTTCCAAGCCGTTATTGTCAATCAGACAAGCTTCAAAAACTGGCGTACAAAGAATTCGGCAAAATCGAAAATGTCTATTCAAAAGTACTTGCGATTACAGACTGGATCTATAACAATGTTGAATACATCAGCGGCAGTACAAATTCACAAACGTCGGCCTTTGACACCATAACAGAACGTGCAGGCGTGTGCCGCGATTTTGCACATTTAGGGATTGCTTTATGCAGAGCCTTATCTATTCCTGCACGTTACTTTACTGGTTATGCCTTTAAATTAAATCCACCTGACTTTCATGCATGCTTTGAAGCCTATATCGGAGGCAACTGGATCATCTTTGATGCTACACGATTGGTACCACTTAACGGACTTGTAAAAATAGCTACAGGACGTGATGCTGCAGATGCTGCCGTGGCCAGCATCTTTGGAAATGCTTCCAGTACAAATATGCATGTGGAATGCGCATCACTCGATACAGATTTTACACCGTTCTGGTATGATAAAAATTCATTAAAAGGTCTCTCTTTCCAGTGAACATAACATTAAACATGCATCAGCTATGAATACATTTGCAACAACAATTTCCCCGGACTCATTTTTAAACATCGGTTCGGTAAGCCCGGTTTATTTCCCTGCATCAACGTATCGGGTTCAGCTAAATCATACGTTTACGTTTAAAGATCTGCAGGCACAGATTCCGTATTTAAGCCAGCTGGGCATCTCAACGATCTACGCAGCACCGATCAC
It encodes the following:
- a CDS encoding transglutaminase-like domain-containing protein, with the translated sequence MKFKIHSDITYQVMSPTTFIFNVHALRTESQHILDESLIVTPPIEIEEFSYNSGTSRFVRLKATENTTFSMSYTATVDTQYKVIDQRQELETVPVVDLDGDIIPFLFPSRYCQSDKLQKLAYKEFGKIENVYSKVLAITDWIYNNVEYISGSTNSQTSAFDTITERAGVCRDFAHLGIALCRALSIPARYFTGYAFKLNPPDFHACFEAYIGGNWIIFDATRLVPLNGLVKIATGRDAADAAVASIFGNASSTNMHVECASLDTDFTPFWYDKNSLKGLSFQ
- a CDS encoding peptidase yields the protein MTYCLAIKVKDGLVAISDTCITAGSSISIKKKVHVEQYDKHSMFIMTSGLRSVRDKAINYFQELTEINKTYNKLYKAVNAFGEQIKRVAVEDKNFLLNAGLKFNLNTIIGGQLKDDDEHKLFLIYSEGNWVELDEGSPYVIIGNSGQGKAILNRILNPNTRMKQALKAGFLSFDSTRVSSNNVDFPIDVVLYKKDSFQMFEKRYEQKDLAAISDLWAAKLKNALDEIPEDWIDKTFDKLEEKLDNPPAPSN